In one window of Streptomyces sp. FXJ1.172 DNA:
- a CDS encoding ABC-F family ATP-binding cassette domain-containing protein codes for MTATLVAKNLAAGHGDRSLFSGLDLVVAPGDVIGLVGANGAGKSTLLKMLGGLLAPEQGELRLSPPAATVGHLPQEPERRPGETVRAFLARRTGVAEAQRVMDEATQALVDGAPGADDAYAVSLERWLNLGGADLEERAEEVADSLGLAVGLDQPMTSLSGGQAARAGLASLLLSRYDLFLLDEPTNDLDLDGLERLERFVTGLRAGTVVVSHDREFLTRTVTKVLELDLAQRQINLYGGGYEAYLEEREVARRHAREDYEEFEGKKTALEERGRTQRAWMDKGVKNARRKAGSDNDKIGRKFRSEASEKQAAKARQTQRMIERLEVVEEPRKEWELRMEIASAPRSGAVVAALRDAEVRRGGFTFGPVSLQIDWADRVAITGANGAGKSTLLGALLGRVPLDAGHAALDPGVLVGEVDQARGLFHGPETLLDAFCAAVPDTEPVEVRTLLAKFGLKSGHVLRPAATLSPGERTRAALALLQGRGVNLLVLDEPTNHLDLPAIEQMESALESYTGTLLLVTHDRRMLDAVRVSRRLEVADGKVTER; via the coding sequence ATGACTGCCACCCTCGTCGCCAAGAACCTCGCCGCCGGACACGGCGACCGCTCCCTTTTCTCCGGGCTGGACCTCGTCGTCGCGCCCGGCGATGTGATCGGGCTGGTCGGCGCCAACGGCGCGGGCAAGTCCACGCTGCTGAAGATGCTCGGCGGGCTCCTCGCGCCCGAGCAGGGCGAGCTGCGGCTGTCCCCGCCCGCCGCGACCGTCGGCCATCTGCCGCAGGAGCCGGAGCGCAGGCCGGGGGAGACCGTCCGCGCGTTCCTGGCCCGCCGCACCGGCGTCGCCGAGGCCCAGCGCGTCATGGACGAGGCCACCCAGGCCCTGGTCGACGGCGCGCCCGGCGCCGACGACGCCTACGCGGTGAGTCTGGAGCGCTGGCTGAACCTGGGCGGCGCGGACCTGGAGGAACGCGCGGAGGAGGTCGCCGACTCGCTCGGCCTGGCCGTCGGCCTCGACCAGCCGATGACCTCCCTGTCCGGCGGCCAGGCGGCCCGCGCGGGCCTCGCCTCGCTCCTGCTGTCCCGCTACGACCTCTTCCTCCTGGACGAGCCCACCAACGACCTCGACCTCGACGGCCTGGAGCGGCTGGAACGCTTCGTCACCGGCCTGCGCGCGGGCACCGTCGTCGTCAGCCACGACCGCGAGTTCCTCACCCGCACGGTCACCAAGGTCCTCGAACTCGACCTCGCCCAGCGGCAGATCAACCTCTACGGCGGCGGCTACGAGGCCTATCTGGAGGAGCGCGAGGTGGCCCGCCGGCACGCCCGCGAGGACTACGAGGAGTTCGAGGGGAAGAAGACCGCTCTCGAGGAGCGCGGCCGGACGCAGCGGGCCTGGATGGACAAGGGCGTGAAGAACGCCCGGCGCAAGGCCGGCAGCGACAACGACAAGATCGGCCGCAAGTTCCGCAGCGAGGCCAGTGAGAAGCAGGCCGCCAAGGCCCGGCAGACCCAGCGCATGATCGAGCGCCTGGAGGTGGTCGAGGAGCCGCGCAAGGAGTGGGAGCTGCGGATGGAGATCGCCTCCGCGCCGCGCTCCGGTGCGGTCGTGGCGGCCCTGCGGGACGCCGAGGTCCGGCGCGGCGGCTTCACCTTCGGTCCGGTGTCCCTGCAGATCGACTGGGCCGACCGGGTCGCCATCACCGGGGCCAACGGCGCGGGCAAGTCCACCCTGCTCGGCGCGCTGCTCGGCCGTGTCCCGCTCGACGCGGGCCACGCCGCCCTCGACCCCGGCGTCCTGGTCGGCGAGGTCGACCAGGCCCGCGGGCTGTTCCACGGCCCCGAGACACTCCTCGACGCCTTCTGCGCGGCCGTCCCCGACACCGAGCCGGTCGAGGTGCGCACCCTGCTCGCCAAGTTCGGCCTGAAGTCCGGACATGTGCTGCGCCCGGCCGCGACCCTCTCCCCGGGCGAGCGCACCCGGGCCGCCCTCGCCCTGCTCCAGGGCCGGGGTGTCAACCTGCTGGTCCTGGACGAGCCGACGAACCACCTCGACCTGCCCGCCATCGAGCAGATGGAGTCGGCCCTCGAGTCCTACACCGGCACCCTCCTGCTGGTCACCCACGACCGCCGCATGCTGGACGCGGTCCGGGTGAGCAGGCGCCTGGAAGTGGCGGACGGGAAGGTGACGGAGCGGTAG